In Persicimonas caeni, a single window of DNA contains:
- the glmM gene encoding phosphoglucosamine mutase, with protein sequence MTERKLFGTDGIRGVANKYPMTPEVAVKLGQAIAHHFKKASQRNKPPGHRTRILIGKDTRLSGYMFESGLAAGITSMGADVQLVGPLPTPAISFLTTGMRSDAGIVISASHNPFQDNGIKIFGSDGFKLPDAEEAKIEEMVLSDHPPAVDSTAIGKATRIDDATGRYIVFLKNTFPKDLTLEGVRVVIDCANGAAYKVAPDVLRELGAEVFAVGNTPDGTNINLECGSTHPQATIQRVRETRADIGICLDGDADRVILVDEKGNIVDGDSILALAALTMKQRGLLAKNTMVATVMSNIGLEIALKRRDIKVERTKVGDRYVVENMRKNGYNLGGEQSGHLIFLDHTTTGDGMLAALQVLAILQREQRPFSELSKVMTPFPQVLVNVKVREKPPLETLESFQTQMGKIEEELGDEGRIVARYSGTEPKARVMVEGPDEPTVRGYAEELAACIKRDIGA encoded by the coding sequence ATGACCGAACGAAAGCTTTTTGGCACCGATGGTATCCGCGGTGTCGCCAACAAATATCCGATGACGCCTGAAGTCGCCGTCAAGCTCGGCCAGGCGATCGCCCACCACTTCAAGAAGGCCTCGCAGCGCAACAAGCCGCCGGGCCATCGCACGCGCATCCTCATCGGCAAGGACACCCGCCTGTCGGGCTACATGTTCGAGTCGGGGCTGGCAGCCGGCATCACCAGCATGGGCGCCGACGTCCAACTCGTCGGCCCGCTGCCCACCCCGGCGATCTCGTTTTTGACCACCGGCATGCGCTCCGACGCCGGCATCGTCATCTCGGCGAGCCACAACCCATTCCAGGACAACGGCATCAAGATCTTCGGCTCCGACGGCTTCAAGCTGCCCGACGCCGAAGAGGCCAAGATCGAGGAGATGGTCCTCTCCGACCATCCGCCCGCGGTCGACTCGACCGCCATCGGCAAGGCCACGCGTATCGACGACGCCACCGGCCGCTACATCGTCTTTCTCAAGAACACGTTCCCCAAAGATCTGACCCTCGAAGGGGTGCGCGTGGTCATCGACTGCGCCAACGGGGCCGCCTACAAGGTCGCCCCGGACGTGCTTCGCGAGCTTGGCGCCGAGGTCTTCGCCGTGGGCAACACCCCCGACGGCACCAACATCAACCTCGAGTGCGGCAGCACCCACCCGCAGGCGACCATCCAGCGGGTGCGCGAGACCCGCGCCGACATCGGCATCTGCCTCGACGGCGACGCCGACCGCGTCATTCTGGTCGACGAAAAGGGCAACATCGTCGACGGCGACAGCATCCTGGCGCTGGCCGCCCTCACCATGAAGCAGCGTGGCCTGCTCGCCAAAAACACGATGGTGGCCACCGTCATGAGTAATATCGGCCTCGAGATCGCGCTCAAGCGCCGCGACATCAAGGTCGAGCGCACCAAGGTCGGCGACCGCTACGTCGTCGAGAATATGCGCAAAAACGGCTACAACCTGGGCGGCGAGCAGTCCGGCCACCTGATCTTTTTGGACCACACCACCACCGGCGACGGCATGCTCGCCGCGCTGCAGGTCCTGGCGATCCTGCAGCGCGAGCAGCGCCCGTTCAGCGAGCTGAGCAAGGTGATGACGCCCTTCCCGCAGGTGCTGGTCAACGTGAAGGTGCGCGAAAAGCCCCCGCTCGAGACCCTCGAGAGCTTCCAGACCCAGATGGGCAAGATCGAAGAGGAACTCGGCGACGAGGGCCGCATCGTCGCGCGCTACTCGGGCACCGAGCCCAAAGCCCGCGTCATGGTCGAAGGCCCCGACGAGCCCACCGTACGCGGCTACGCCGAGGAGCTCGCCGCGTGCATCAAGCGCGACATCGGCGCTTGA
- the folP gene encoding dihydropteroate synthase, producing MSFYATPTSRPALPSVKVGDRTLAFGGRFYVMGVLNVTPDSFSDGGQFYAAEDAIARGVAMWEAGADIIDVGGESTRPGADPVPADEELARVVPVIEALAERTDAVLSIDTYKAAVARAACEAGAGIINDISGLGFDEGMAQAVADTGTALVLMHTRGTPKTMQKDIDYDDVVEDIRDYFAERLALARQAGIADDQVILDPGIGFGKTVEQNYRLIRDLHRFFDLGCPLLLGTSRKSFIGKVLDKPADERVWGTAATVACGLYAGADIVRVHDVAEMVDVVRITQAIAAD from the coding sequence ATGTCTTTTTACGCCACACCCACATCTCGCCCCGCTCTGCCGTCCGTGAAGGTCGGCGACCGCACGCTCGCCTTCGGCGGGCGTTTTTACGTGATGGGCGTTCTCAACGTGACGCCCGACTCGTTCTCCGACGGCGGGCAATTCTACGCCGCCGAAGACGCCATCGCCCGTGGCGTGGCGATGTGGGAGGCGGGCGCCGACATCATCGACGTGGGCGGCGAGTCGACCCGGCCGGGCGCCGACCCGGTGCCGGCCGACGAGGAGCTCGCGCGGGTGGTGCCTGTCATCGAGGCACTCGCCGAGCGGACCGACGCCGTCTTGTCCATCGACACCTACAAGGCCGCCGTCGCCCGGGCCGCCTGCGAAGCCGGCGCCGGGATCATCAACGACATCAGCGGCCTCGGCTTCGACGAGGGGATGGCCCAGGCGGTCGCCGACACCGGCACCGCGCTGGTGCTCATGCACACCCGCGGCACCCCCAAGACGATGCAAAAGGACATCGATTACGACGATGTCGTCGAAGATATCCGTGATTATTTTGCCGAACGCCTCGCGCTGGCGCGACAGGCCGGCATCGCCGACGACCAGGTCATCCTCGACCCGGGGATCGGCTTTGGCAAAACCGTCGAGCAGAACTACCGGCTCATTCGCGACCTGCATCGCTTCTTCGACCTCGGCTGCCCACTGCTGTTGGGCACCAGCCGCAAGAGCTTTATCGGCAAAGTCCTCGACAAACCGGCCGACGAGCGTGTCTGGGGGACGGCGGCGACGGTGGCCTGCGGGCTGTACGCAGGCGCCGATATCGTGCGCGTCCACGACGTCGCCGAGATGGTCGACGTGGTCCGCATCACCCAGGCGATCGCCGCCGACTAG
- a CDS encoding AgmX/PglI C-terminal domain-containing protein, whose product MFERQDDGYRVRFTNKVDGSLSIDDEEWDLDEAIEEKKATRADSVSTEEGSADVYELTLREGDWGMIRLGSVNVFFQLVNQKEKVAGRGFTGMFEGPVVGLVALAAILHIGFLVGVMLTWKPGMELENQEIPDRFVEFAVDDVEDPLEEEETEEPEEDTTGKKAGGEEGKFGDPDTDIPESKIPKVDGEMVDEVDVKNIGVNKALGSKMLGAGPLKNIFGNQEGFDAKMNVAMSGEGGELVVGRGAGGMGMRGVGKGGGGEGFGRIHGLGKVDTGGGKGTGAKIGKKKARKVKPKLSRGTPKIGNFCDKGNIRRVVSAKSNAIKYCFERELQMKPDLKGKIIAQWKVGLDGSVMSSSIASSTMNNRKVESCITRVIKRMRFEKPDGGICIINYPFVFSGIE is encoded by the coding sequence ATGTTCGAGAGGCAGGACGATGGATATCGGGTCCGATTTACCAATAAAGTCGACGGCTCGCTGTCGATCGACGACGAAGAGTGGGACCTCGATGAGGCTATCGAGGAGAAGAAGGCCACTCGCGCCGACTCGGTAAGCACCGAGGAAGGCTCGGCGGATGTCTACGAGCTTACCCTGCGCGAAGGCGACTGGGGTATGATTCGGCTGGGCAGCGTCAACGTCTTTTTCCAACTGGTCAACCAGAAGGAAAAGGTCGCCGGACGCGGCTTCACCGGGATGTTCGAAGGCCCGGTCGTCGGTTTGGTGGCGCTCGCCGCTATCCTGCACATCGGATTCTTGGTCGGCGTGATGCTCACCTGGAAGCCGGGTATGGAGCTCGAGAATCAAGAGATTCCCGACCGCTTCGTCGAGTTCGCCGTCGATGACGTCGAAGATCCGCTCGAGGAAGAGGAGACCGAAGAGCCCGAAGAAGACACCACCGGTAAGAAAGCCGGCGGCGAAGAGGGCAAGTTCGGCGATCCCGACACCGACATTCCGGAGTCGAAGATTCCGAAGGTCGACGGTGAGATGGTCGACGAGGTCGACGTCAAGAATATCGGCGTCAACAAGGCGCTCGGCTCGAAAATGCTCGGCGCCGGCCCGCTCAAGAACATCTTCGGCAACCAGGAAGGCTTCGACGCCAAGATGAACGTCGCCATGAGCGGCGAGGGCGGTGAGTTGGTCGTCGGTCGCGGCGCAGGCGGTATGGGCATGCGCGGCGTCGGCAAAGGTGGCGGTGGCGAAGGCTTCGGTCGCATCCACGGCCTCGGTAAAGTCGACACCGGCGGCGGTAAAGGTACCGGCGCCAAGATCGGCAAGAAGAAGGCGCGCAAGGTCAAGCCCAAGCTGAGCCGCGGAACGCCCAAGATTGGTAACTTCTGCGACAAGGGCAACATCCGCCGCGTCGTCAGCGCCAAGTCGAACGCCATCAAGTACTGCTTCGAGCGCGAGCTTCAGATGAAGCCCGACCTCAAGGGTAAGATCATCGCTCAGTGGAAAGTCGGCCTCGACGGCTCGGTCATGAGCTCCTCGATCGCCAGCTCGACGATGAACAACCGCAAGGTCGAGAGCTGCATCACCCGCGTCATCAAGCGCATGCGCTTCGAGAAGCCCGACGGCGGTATCTGCATCATTAACTATCCGTTCGTCTTCTCGGGTATCGAGTAA
- the tilS gene encoding tRNA lysidine(34) synthetase TilS, with amino-acid sequence MTKSSKLLFGAHSGDFASLSRHLPDPANGLLVALSGGLDSTVLLDLLRQWAAKTGAELAAVHVDHQLRPSSKHDAAFCRRLCHQWGIPLVLETLDIARDGSTQESARVQRYAAIAQVAQRLGLGAVATAHHADDALETALLNFRRGTSSGGLAALLSKTEAPIPAWPDLELVRPLVEAPKARIHQYAEARGLEWVNDPTNLEGSYERNRLRHDVLPGLTDDGALLAPMLATLENLASERDALESIARTCLEGARLASPDAESIALDCAPLRKAPRAVAMLVLQRATHALPAEVALTREHLQEVLDAIESETSLDLAVRGAHVSIERGFVIVEVARGRGGKHLFTRQAHPIPIAAANLDGTSNLDETSARDGQVPWFGTTLRWKANQSVDSLVVRGPRPGDRLDARGLDGHKRVVDVLKEAGVPRSFRWRWPCLVHQQKVEWICGLRQATREDDTPPDTRTIRLFWDLEPDSVFNRVVGQTTNCFDLQYF; translated from the coding sequence ATGACAAAAAGCAGTAAGTTGCTTTTTGGAGCCCACTCCGGCGACTTCGCTTCGCTAAGCCGCCACCTCCCCGACCCGGCGAATGGTCTGCTCGTCGCCCTGAGCGGCGGACTCGACTCGACCGTGCTCCTCGATCTTCTGCGCCAGTGGGCCGCCAAAACCGGCGCCGAGCTCGCCGCGGTGCACGTCGACCACCAACTGCGCCCCTCGTCAAAACACGACGCGGCGTTTTGTCGCCGCTTATGTCACCAGTGGGGCATTCCGCTCGTCCTCGAGACCCTCGATATCGCCCGAGACGGCTCCACACAGGAGAGCGCGCGTGTGCAGCGCTACGCAGCGATCGCCCAGGTCGCTCAGCGCCTGGGCCTCGGGGCCGTCGCCACGGCGCACCATGCCGACGATGCGCTGGAAACGGCGCTGCTGAATTTTCGCCGCGGCACCTCTTCGGGCGGGTTGGCCGCCCTGCTCTCGAAGACGGAAGCGCCGATCCCCGCCTGGCCCGATCTCGAGCTCGTCCGCCCGTTGGTCGAGGCACCCAAGGCTCGCATCCACCAATACGCCGAAGCTCGAGGCCTCGAATGGGTGAACGATCCCACCAACCTCGAGGGGAGCTACGAGCGCAACCGCCTGCGCCACGATGTTCTGCCCGGGCTCACCGACGACGGCGCTCTGCTCGCGCCCATGCTCGCCACCCTCGAAAACCTCGCGTCCGAGCGCGATGCGCTCGAAAGCATCGCCCGAACGTGCCTCGAAGGGGCACGTCTGGCCTCCCCCGACGCCGAAAGCATCGCGCTCGACTGCGCGCCGCTTCGCAAAGCACCTCGCGCGGTCGCCATGCTCGTCCTCCAGCGCGCGACCCACGCGCTCCCTGCCGAGGTCGCCCTGACTCGCGAGCATCTGCAGGAGGTGCTCGACGCCATCGAGTCCGAGACATCTCTCGATCTTGCCGTGCGTGGCGCCCATGTGAGCATCGAGCGCGGCTTTGTCATCGTGGAGGTCGCCCGGGGCCGCGGCGGAAAGCACCTTTTCACTCGCCAAGCGCATCCCATCCCCATCGCGGCGGCCAATCTCGACGGGACCAGCAATCTCGACGAGACCTCGGCCCGGGATGGACAAGTGCCGTGGTTTGGCACCACGCTACGCTGGAAGGCCAACCAATCAGTCGATAGCCTGGTGGTTCGCGGCCCTCGCCCCGGTGATCGACTCGACGCGCGCGGCCTCGACGGCCACAAGCGTGTCGTCGACGTCCTCAAGGAGGCGGGCGTGCCTCGATCTTTTCGCTGGCGTTGGCCCTGCCTAGTCCATCAGCAAAAGGTCGAGTGGATTTGTGGGCTGCGTCAGGCTACAAGAGAGGATGACACACCACCTGATACGCGCACTATCCGCCTATTTTGGGATCTGGAGCCGGACTCAGTCTTCAATCGAGTTGTCGGCCAAACGACCAATTGCTTTGACTTGCAGTATTTTTGA
- a CDS encoding pyridoxine 5'-phosphate synthase, whose translation MSSNRPRLGVNVDHVATIRQARGTHYPDPVAAASIAELAGADQITIHLREDRRHIQDRDVEVLRHTVETRLNLEMAATEEMLEIACRIRPDMVTLVPEKREEQTTEGGLAVVENRERLAEYCERLRESGAYLSLFIDPDLAQIEASAELGAEIVELHTGDYCEAASEFTNKLTPAEFDRDAELQKLVDGAKRAAELDLVVAAGHGLDYKNVLDVAAIPEFEEFNIGHSIVGRAVLVGFERAVREMIDALALGRNG comes from the coding sequence ATGTCCAGCAATCGCCCAAGACTCGGCGTCAACGTCGACCACGTCGCCACCATTCGTCAGGCGCGTGGCACCCACTACCCCGACCCGGTCGCCGCCGCCTCCATCGCGGAGCTCGCCGGCGCCGACCAGATCACCATTCACCTGCGTGAAGACCGGCGCCACATCCAAGACCGCGACGTCGAGGTGTTGCGCCACACGGTCGAGACGCGGCTGAACCTCGAGATGGCCGCCACCGAGGAGATGCTCGAGATCGCCTGCCGCATCCGCCCCGACATGGTCACCCTGGTGCCCGAAAAGCGCGAAGAGCAGACCACCGAAGGTGGCCTGGCCGTCGTCGAAAACCGCGAGCGCCTCGCCGAGTACTGCGAGCGCCTGCGTGAATCCGGCGCCTACCTGAGCCTGTTCATCGACCCGGACCTCGCCCAGATCGAAGCCAGCGCCGAGCTCGGCGCCGAAATCGTCGAGCTGCACACCGGCGACTACTGCGAAGCCGCCAGCGAGTTCACCAACAAGCTCACCCCCGCCGAATTCGACCGCGACGCCGAGCTCCAGAAGCTCGTCGACGGCGCCAAACGCGCCGCCGAGCTCGACCTCGTCGTCGCCGCCGGCCACGGCCTCGACTACAAAAACGTCCTCGACGTCGCCGCCATCCCCGAATTCGAGGAGTTCAACATCGGCCACTCCATCGTCGGCCGCGCCGTCCTGGTAGGCTTCGAACGCGCCGTCCGTGAAATGATCGACGCGCTCGCTCTGGGCCGAAACGGTTGA
- the ftsH gene encoding ATP-dependent zinc metalloprotease FtsH — protein sequence MLNKVPLRAWIIWGVLIVLGIIVFQILTDRTGDSSQVKFSEFRQAAQAGEVESVKIKDLEVTGEFTEDYAEKEHDGKQAFKTVGPVGEDLQDILMAKDVTFSFVKSDENSLWRHLLVTAIPLLILVVVLIFIMRQFQGGSGKAMTFGKSRARLLNESNNKITFNDIAGIEEAKEELQEVVEFLKNPKKFTRLGGRIPKGVLLMGKPGTGKTLLARGVAGEAGVPFFSISGSDFVEMFVGVGASRVRDLFEQGKKNAPCIIFIDEIDAVGRQRGSGLGGGHDEREQTLNQLLVEMDGFESNDGVILIAATNRPDVLDPALLRPGRFDRRVVVPPPDVRGRELILQIHTRRTPVAKDVELESIARGTPGFSGADLENLVNEAALLAARRNKDRVELEDFEDAKDKVMMGAERKSAVITDAEKRVTAYHEAGHALVALLQEGTDPVHKVTIIPRGRALGVTQQLPEEDRHTMRRDYVLKRLAVMMGGRAAELVVFDEITTGAGNDIQVATDMTRKMVCEWGMSDRIGPLAYTDGDNNPFLGGNGGITSRPYSESIAKEIDAEVKRIVTEQHDLAVQLLRDNMDLLELMAQALLEFEALDANEIQMLLEDESLEGIREAREAQKKEREEREDERVPKTGYKTNIKDNKNKGAIGNLAPSANS from the coding sequence GTGCTAAACAAAGTACCATTACGCGCCTGGATCATCTGGGGCGTTCTTATTGTCTTGGGCATCATCGTCTTCCAGATCCTCACCGATCGCACCGGTGATTCCTCTCAGGTCAAGTTCAGCGAGTTTCGACAAGCTGCGCAGGCCGGTGAGGTCGAGTCCGTCAAGATCAAGGACCTGGAGGTCACCGGTGAGTTCACCGAGGACTACGCCGAGAAGGAGCACGACGGCAAACAAGCGTTCAAGACCGTCGGGCCGGTGGGCGAAGACCTGCAGGACATCCTGATGGCCAAGGACGTGACGTTTAGTTTCGTCAAGTCCGACGAGAACAGCCTATGGCGCCACCTCTTGGTGACAGCCATCCCGCTGTTGATCCTCGTGGTGGTACTCATCTTCATCATGCGCCAATTCCAGGGTGGAAGCGGCAAAGCGATGACGTTCGGCAAGTCGCGTGCTCGGTTGCTCAACGAGAGCAACAACAAGATCACGTTCAACGACATCGCCGGCATCGAAGAGGCCAAAGAGGAACTCCAGGAAGTCGTCGAGTTCCTCAAGAACCCCAAGAAGTTCACCCGCCTGGGCGGACGTATCCCCAAGGGCGTGCTCCTGATGGGCAAGCCGGGTACCGGTAAGACCCTGCTCGCCCGCGGTGTCGCCGGCGAGGCAGGCGTGCCCTTCTTCTCGATTTCGGGTTCGGATTTCGTCGAAATGTTCGTCGGCGTCGGCGCCAGCCGCGTGCGTGACCTGTTCGAGCAGGGCAAGAAGAACGCGCCGTGCATCATCTTCATCGACGAGATCGACGCCGTCGGCCGCCAGCGCGGCTCGGGTCTTGGCGGCGGTCACGACGAGCGCGAGCAGACCCTCAACCAGCTTCTGGTCGAGATGGACGGCTTCGAGTCGAACGACGGCGTCATCCTGATCGCCGCGACCAACCGCCCCGACGTACTCGACCCGGCGCTGCTTCGCCCCGGTCGCTTCGACCGTCGCGTGGTCGTCCCGCCGCCCGACGTGCGTGGCCGCGAGCTCATCCTGCAGATCCACACCCGCCGCACCCCGGTGGCCAAGGATGTCGAGCTCGAGAGCATCGCACGCGGCACCCCCGGTTTCTCGGGCGCCGACCTGGAGAACCTGGTCAACGAAGCTGCCCTTCTGGCCGCGCGTCGCAACAAAGACCGCGTCGAGCTCGAGGACTTCGAAGACGCCAAGGACAAGGTCATGATGGGCGCCGAGCGCAAGAGCGCGGTCATCACCGACGCCGAAAAGCGCGTCACCGCCTACCACGAAGCAGGCCACGCGCTCGTCGCGCTCCTGCAGGAAGGCACCGACCCGGTCCACAAGGTCACCATCATTCCTCGCGGCCGCGCGCTGGGCGTCACCCAGCAGCTTCCCGAGGAGGATCGCCACACCATGCGCCGAGACTACGTGCTCAAGCGCCTGGCGGTCATGATGGGCGGTCGCGCCGCCGAACTGGTCGTGTTCGACGAGATCACCACCGGCGCCGGCAACGACATTCAGGTCGCCACCGACATGACCCGCAAGATGGTCTGCGAGTGGGGCATGAGTGACCGCATCGGCCCGCTGGCCTACACCGACGGGGACAACAACCCCTTCCTCGGTGGCAACGGCGGCATCACCAGCCGTCCGTACAGCGAGTCGATCGCCAAGGAGATCGACGCCGAGGTCAAGCGCATCGTCACCGAGCAGCACGACCTGGCTGTCCAGCTGCTGCGCGACAACATGGATCTGCTCGAGCTGATGGCTCAGGCGCTCCTGGAGTTCGAGGCCCTCGACGCCAACGAAATCCAGATGCTTCTCGAGGACGAGAGCCTCGAAGGGATTCGCGAGGCGCGCGAGGCTCAGAAGAAAGAGCGCGAAGAGCGCGAAGACGAGCGGGTTCCCAAGACCGGCTACAAGACGAATATCAAGGACAACAAGAACAAGGGCGCCATCGGCAACCTTGCTCCGTCCGCAAATTCGTAA
- the cdaA gene encoding diadenylate cyclase CdaA: protein MEQLLDIFRVEGWKDALLLLLDAAIVYFVIYRILLLIKGTRAVQMLFGLVVIIMFFVISQEQYLNLATTHWFIERFIANFIIIVVIIFQHDIRRALAQFGRTSLLAGTRAFEETQVLEEIIKASVMLSSRKIGALVAIEREADLSHYTEEGIKIDSVVSKDLLFSVFVPEHQNPLHDGAVVVQKGRVTAAGCFLPLTNNPRVEKTLGTRHRAGIGLTEDTDAAVVIVSEETGIISIAYGGELYRDLDANEMRDLLQRIFSASQVNQRGSGLIDSFREQRDTDEPVGAKEARD, encoded by the coding sequence ATGGAGCAGCTTCTCGACATATTTCGCGTCGAAGGATGGAAAGACGCGCTCCTGCTGTTGCTCGACGCGGCGATCGTCTACTTCGTCATCTACCGCATCCTGCTGCTGATCAAGGGGACCCGAGCCGTCCAGATGCTCTTCGGGCTCGTGGTCATCATCATGTTCTTCGTGATCAGCCAGGAGCAGTACCTGAACCTGGCGACGACCCACTGGTTCATCGAGCGGTTCATCGCCAACTTCATCATCATCGTCGTGATCATCTTCCAGCATGACATCCGCCGCGCCCTGGCCCAATTCGGGCGCACCTCGCTCTTGGCGGGCACGCGCGCCTTCGAGGAGACCCAGGTCCTCGAGGAGATCATCAAGGCCTCGGTGATGCTGTCGAGCCGCAAGATCGGCGCATTGGTGGCCATCGAGCGCGAGGCTGACCTGAGCCACTACACCGAAGAAGGCATCAAGATCGACTCGGTGGTCTCCAAGGACCTCCTCTTCAGCGTGTTCGTGCCCGAGCACCAAAACCCGCTGCACGACGGCGCAGTGGTCGTCCAGAAGGGACGCGTCACCGCCGCGGGCTGCTTTTTGCCGCTGACCAACAACCCGCGCGTCGAAAAGACGCTGGGTACTCGCCACCGCGCCGGCATCGGCCTGACCGAGGACACCGACGCGGCGGTCGTCATCGTCAGCGAAGAGACGGGCATCATCTCGATCGCCTACGGCGGCGAGCTGTACCGCGACCTCGACGCCAACGAGATGCGTGACCTTCTGCAGCGCATCTTCAGCGCCTCGCAGGTCAACCAGCGCGGCTCGGGACTCATCGATAGCTTCCGCGAGCAGCGCGACACCGACGAGCCCGTCGGCGCCAAGGAGGCCCGCGACTGA
- a CDS encoding CdaR family protein: MLETLDRIIRQTFVRNLHLKVIALLLTLALYLWVSVDREVERTRYAPLRLDVPSYMVLVNDPPNRAAVTVRGKWSDLAQLESAELDSIRLEVDPSMGRSGRISLTPDMVDLPPGLRAIDIEPNLVQFRLEEKQRKRVTVRPKIVGQPEAGYDFKEASVTPEAVEVSGPANSLDELASVGTEPISLSGQRKSFTKQVRPRIDDPLVDFHLDRPLEVTVRLDAQEVERKFEDVKVVPSHHDGALVTSIEPTHVDITVRGPKAVVDEVAKEELLASVDLSDQSAGRSTTVLKEVQIHNVPSGVQIIRKQPNTFRIRMHPKEPAQQARD; encoded by the coding sequence ATGCTCGAGACCCTCGACCGCATCATCCGGCAGACCTTCGTGCGCAACCTGCACCTGAAGGTCATCGCCCTGCTGCTGACCCTGGCGCTGTACCTGTGGGTCAGCGTCGACCGCGAGGTCGAGCGCACCCGCTATGCGCCGCTTCGCCTCGACGTGCCCTCCTACATGGTCTTGGTCAACGATCCCCCCAACCGCGCCGCCGTGACCGTGCGCGGCAAGTGGTCGGACCTGGCACAACTGGAGTCGGCCGAGCTCGACAGCATCCGCCTGGAGGTCGACCCGTCGATGGGCCGCAGCGGACGCATCTCGTTGACCCCCGACATGGTCGACCTGCCCCCCGGCCTACGCGCCATCGACATCGAGCCCAACTTGGTGCAGTTTCGCCTCGAGGAGAAGCAGCGCAAGCGCGTGACCGTCCGCCCCAAGATCGTCGGGCAGCCCGAGGCCGGCTACGATTTCAAGGAGGCCAGCGTCACCCCCGAGGCCGTCGAGGTCTCCGGGCCGGCCAACTCCTTGGATGAACTCGCCTCGGTGGGGACCGAGCCGATCAGCTTGAGCGGCCAGCGCAAGTCGTTTACCAAGCAAGTGCGCCCGCGCATCGACGACCCGCTGGTCGATTTCCACCTCGACCGGCCTCTCGAGGTCACCGTGCGCCTCGATGCCCAGGAGGTCGAGCGCAAATTTGAGGACGTCAAGGTGGTCCCCTCTCACCACGACGGCGCGCTGGTCACCTCCATCGAGCCGACCCACGTCGACATCACCGTGCGCGGGCCCAAGGCCGTGGTCGACGAGGTCGCCAAAGAGGAGCTGCTCGCATCCGTCGACTTGTCCGACCAGTCCGCCGGCCGCAGCACCACGGTCCTCAAAGAGGTTCAGATTCACAACGTGCCCAGCGGAGTTCAGATCATTCGAAAGCAGCCCAACACGTTCCGCATCCGCATGCATCCCAAGGAGCCGGCGCAGCAGGCCAGGGATTGA